In the Kitasatospora terrestris genome, one interval contains:
- the kynU gene encoding kynureninase codes for MTQAPGTQAPRSRAARTREECAALDAADPLAALREEFTLPAGVLYLDGNSLGALPRRTPARVARMIEEEWGNGLIRSWNDAGWYELPRRLGDRLSPLLGAAPGQVVVCDSTSVNLFKVLGAALRLRPGRSAVLAERAAFPTDLYITEGVTSLFDGARAELLGSAAELDDRLGPDTAAVVLSHVDYRTGELLDMAAVTARVHAAGALMIWDVCHTAGAVPLAFDACDVDFAVGCGYKYLNGGPGAPAFLYAAERHHADARQPLSGWFGHARPFAFEPGYEPVADIGRFLTGTPPLLGMAALDASLDVWEKVDPAEVRAKSLSLTSLFMDLVEPLGLDVVTPRETDLRGSQVALRHEDGYAVVQALIERGVIGDFRAPDLVRFGFTPLYLSHTDVFDAARHLAEVLESGEWREERFTRRGAVT; via the coding sequence GTGACCCAGGCCCCCGGAACCCAGGCCCCCCGATCCCGCGCCGCGCGCACCCGCGAGGAGTGCGCCGCCCTCGACGCCGCCGACCCGCTGGCCGCGCTGCGCGAGGAGTTCACCCTGCCCGCCGGCGTGCTCTACCTCGACGGCAACTCGCTCGGCGCGCTGCCCCGCCGCACCCCCGCCCGGGTCGCCCGGATGATCGAGGAGGAGTGGGGCAACGGCCTGATCCGCAGCTGGAACGACGCCGGCTGGTACGAGCTGCCGCGCCGCCTCGGCGACCGGCTCTCCCCGCTGCTGGGCGCCGCGCCCGGCCAGGTGGTGGTCTGCGACTCGACCTCGGTCAACCTGTTCAAGGTGCTCGGCGCGGCCCTGCGGCTGCGGCCCGGGCGGTCCGCGGTGCTCGCCGAGCGGGCGGCCTTCCCGACCGACCTGTACATCACCGAGGGCGTCACCTCGCTCTTCGACGGCGCCCGCGCCGAACTGCTGGGCTCCGCCGCCGAGCTGGACGACCGGCTCGGCCCGGACACCGCCGCCGTGGTGCTCTCGCACGTCGACTACCGCACCGGCGAACTGCTCGACATGGCCGCCGTCACCGCCCGCGTCCACGCCGCCGGCGCGCTGATGATCTGGGACGTCTGCCACACCGCCGGCGCCGTGCCGCTCGCCTTCGACGCGTGCGACGTGGACTTCGCCGTCGGCTGCGGCTACAAGTACCTCAACGGCGGCCCCGGCGCGCCCGCCTTCCTGTACGCCGCCGAGCGCCACCACGCCGACGCCCGGCAGCCGCTCAGCGGCTGGTTCGGCCACGCCCGGCCGTTCGCCTTCGAGCCGGGCTACGAGCCGGTCGCGGACATCGGCCGCTTCCTCACCGGCACTCCCCCGCTGCTCGGCATGGCCGCCCTCGACGCCTCGCTGGACGTCTGGGAGAAGGTCGACCCGGCCGAGGTCCGGGCCAAGAGCCTGTCGCTGACCTCGCTGTTCATGGACCTGGTCGAACCGCTCGGCCTCGACGTGGTCACCCCGCGGGAGACCGACCTGCGCGGCAGCCAGGTCGCGCTGCGGCACGAGGACGGCTACGCCGTGGTGCAGGCGCTGATCGAGCGCGGCGTGATCGGCGACTTCCGGGCACCCGACCTGGTCCGGTTCGGCTTCACCCCGCTCTACCTCTCGCACACCGACGTCTTCGACGCGGCCCGGCACCTCGCCGAGGTGCTGGAGAGCGGCGAGTGGCGCGAGGAGCGCTTCACCCGCCGGGGCGCCGTCACCTGA
- a CDS encoding 4'-phosphopantetheinyl transferase family protein, which translates to MGHGSEAAAGGPPLAVVAASEEVLALPEADERLLDRVERDRAALFRRERDRTDFVAAHLLVRLCAARLLGIEPAEVAFGQLCPGCGQRGHGRPLLTDRPGVHLSLSHSAGMVAAAAGPVPVGVDVERPAATTAGVEQRVLAPAEAELVRRHPDPAAAFLRLWVRKEALIKIGRVDLDTLAQVDLSALPLLPAEDGPLSHRFGDLHLLDWTDRRRGVLVGAASTAPVRLGTAAVPLTDLG; encoded by the coding sequence ATGGGGCACGGATCCGAGGCGGCCGCCGGTGGCCCGCCGCTGGCGGTGGTCGCCGCGAGCGAGGAGGTGCTCGCCCTGCCCGAGGCGGACGAGCGGCTGCTGGACCGGGTGGAGCGCGACCGGGCGGCGCTGTTCCGCCGGGAGCGGGACCGGACCGACTTCGTCGCCGCCCACCTGCTGGTACGGCTGTGCGCGGCACGGCTGCTCGGCATCGAGCCGGCCGAGGTCGCGTTCGGGCAGCTCTGCCCGGGGTGCGGGCAGCGCGGGCACGGGCGGCCGCTGCTCACCGACCGGCCCGGGGTGCACCTGAGCCTGTCCCACTCGGCGGGCATGGTGGCGGCCGCGGCGGGGCCGGTCCCGGTCGGGGTGGACGTCGAGCGCCCGGCGGCCACCACCGCGGGGGTGGAGCAGCGGGTGCTGGCCCCCGCCGAGGCGGAGCTGGTGCGGCGGCACCCGGACCCGGCCGCGGCGTTCCTGCGGCTGTGGGTGCGCAAGGAGGCACTGATCAAGATCGGCCGGGTCGACCTGGACACCCTGGCGCAGGTCGACCTGTCGGCGCTGCCGCTGCTCCCCGCGGAGGACGGGCCCCTCTCGCACCGGTTCGGCGACCTGCACCTGCTCGACTGGACGGACCGCCGCCGGGGCGTGCTGGTCGGCGCCGCCTCGACCGCGCCGGTCCGGCTCGGGACGGCGGCCGTTCCGCTCACCGACCTGGGCTGA
- a CDS encoding DUF2269 family protein, translating into MAKLLLSLHVLAAVLFIGPVAVAVSMYPRRAKAALVEGPERATAAASVRLLHRITQVYALLGIAVPILGVVTAQVMDVLGDPWLTVSIVLTALAAGLLLFFVLPGQQATVDALDAEPAAAAAERERAERGLRLLPMTAGVFNLLWAVVTVLMVIRPGSTTGA; encoded by the coding sequence ATGGCCAAGCTCCTGCTGAGTCTGCACGTCCTGGCCGCGGTGCTGTTCATCGGCCCGGTCGCGGTGGCGGTCTCGATGTACCCCCGGCGGGCGAAGGCCGCGCTGGTCGAGGGGCCGGAACGGGCCACCGCCGCCGCGTCGGTGCGGCTGCTGCACCGGATCACCCAGGTCTACGCCCTGCTCGGCATCGCGGTGCCGATCCTCGGGGTGGTCACCGCGCAGGTGATGGACGTGCTCGGCGACCCGTGGCTGACCGTGTCTATCGTGCTGACCGCGCTGGCCGCCGGCCTGCTGCTGTTCTTCGTGCTGCCCGGTCAGCAGGCGACGGTGGACGCGCTGGACGCCGAGCCCGCGGCGGCCGCCGCGGAGCGCGAGCGGGCCGAGCGCGGGCTGCGGCTGCTGCCGATGACCGCCGGCGTGTTCAACCTGCTGTGGGCCGTGGTCACCGTCCTGATGGTCATCCGGCCGGGGTCGACGACCGGGGCGTAG
- a CDS encoding DUF2277 family protein, whose protein sequence is MCRSIKTLRPPMTPEATAEDVHAAALQYVRKISGFRAPAAHNREAFEHAVAAVAAATAELLAGIEVRGVTTPRSSTPAG, encoded by the coding sequence ATGTGCCGATCCATCAAGACGCTCCGTCCGCCGATGACCCCCGAGGCGACCGCCGAGGACGTCCACGCGGCCGCGCTGCAGTACGTCCGCAAGATCTCCGGGTTCCGCGCCCCGGCGGCGCACAACCGGGAGGCGTTCGAGCACGCGGTGGCGGCGGTCGCCGCGGCGACCGCCGAGCTGCTCGCCGGGATCGAGGTGCGCGGGGTGACTACGCCCCGGTCGTCGACCCCGGCCGGATGA
- a CDS encoding Lrp/AsnC family transcriptional regulator: protein MPPEPGDPATVLDPLDRRIVTALQVDGRAEASRIAEVLGVSARTVHRRLSRLSAERLVRVVLMPDVRDAAVGALLLRVRVLSGRVDGIAQALAARSDVPFVDVMLGGHEVGAVVLAGAGHRDRLLYGQLPAADAVVETAVHAVLHPFADAAAWRAGHLTAQEVAALAPPPPRTDPPSTDALDGRLLELLALDARQSAAALAAVLDEPESTVRRRLHRLGDGGLLRTHATVDPRHLGMAVDANLWLDVPPGRLAEVGAALAARPQVHGVLATSGPTNLMAAVFCEDHAALYRFTTEVLGPLGINRAETAIVARAVKRAGVSLGRGRLGACADPSRRSVRR from the coding sequence ATGCCCCCGGAACCGGGTGATCCCGCCACCGTCCTGGACCCGCTCGACCGCCGGATCGTCACCGCGCTGCAGGTCGACGGCCGCGCCGAGGCGTCCCGGATCGCCGAGGTGCTCGGGGTCTCGGCCCGCACCGTCCACCGCCGGCTGTCCCGCCTGTCCGCCGAGCGGCTCGTCCGGGTCGTGCTGATGCCGGACGTGCGGGACGCGGCGGTCGGCGCCCTGCTGCTGCGGGTGCGCGTGCTCAGCGGGCGGGTCGACGGCATCGCGCAGGCCCTCGCCGCCCGCTCGGACGTCCCGTTCGTCGACGTGATGCTCGGCGGGCACGAGGTCGGCGCGGTGGTGCTGGCCGGCGCCGGCCACCGCGACCGGCTGCTGTACGGGCAGCTGCCGGCCGCCGACGCCGTTGTCGAGACGGCCGTCCACGCGGTGCTGCACCCCTTCGCGGACGCCGCCGCCTGGCGGGCCGGCCACCTCACCGCGCAGGAGGTCGCCGCGCTGGCCCCGCCGCCGCCGCGCACCGACCCGCCGTCCACCGACGCGTTGGACGGCCGGCTGCTGGAGCTGCTGGCCCTCGACGCCCGGCAGTCGGCGGCCGCGCTGGCGGCGGTGCTCGACGAGCCGGAGTCGACGGTCCGCCGCCGGCTGCACCGACTCGGCGACGGCGGCCTGCTGCGCACCCACGCCACCGTGGACCCGCGCCACCTGGGCATGGCGGTGGACGCCAACCTGTGGCTCGACGTCCCGCCCGGCCGGCTGGCCGAGGTCGGCGCCGCGCTCGCCGCCCGGCCGCAGGTGCACGGGGTGCTGGCGACCAGCGGCCCGACCAACCTGATGGCCGCGGTGTTCTGCGAGGACCACGCCGCGCTCTACCGCTTCACCACCGAGGTGCTCGGCCCGCTGGGGATCAACCGGGCGGAGACGGCGATCGTCGCGAGGGCGGTGAAACGCGCCGGTGTGTCACTCGGGCGCGGCAGACTGGGAGCATGTGCCGATCCATCAAGACGCTCCGTCCGCCGATGA
- a CDS encoding inositol monophosphatase family protein: MELLAGTVDAVREVAAQLVARHRDEPARAVTLAEAAEVFDALDGPASALLRGRLTALRPGARWLEDELAARVPADGEWWVCDATDGAVQYLHGLPHWAVTATLVRDGEPVLAVVHAPYLDATYTAEPGGGARLNGRGVRPQRRELAAAVAATAQPPLVGQDPVAVRRAGESLGAVLPWVLAVRNLGPTAVQVAQVGSGHLSLFWEYGSDAGNLLPGALVAREAGALVTDAAGAPWTASSSSFVAAAPSLHQDLLALLREVS; the protein is encoded by the coding sequence ATGGAGCTGCTGGCGGGGACGGTCGACGCGGTCCGGGAGGTCGCGGCGCAGCTGGTCGCACGGCATCGGGACGAGCCCGCGCGGGCGGTGACGCTCGCCGAGGCGGCCGAAGTGTTCGACGCGCTGGACGGGCCCGCGTCGGCGCTGCTGCGGGGACGGCTGACGGCGCTGCGGCCGGGCGCGCGCTGGCTGGAGGACGAGCTGGCGGCGCGGGTGCCGGCCGACGGCGAGTGGTGGGTGTGCGACGCCACCGACGGGGCGGTCCAGTACCTGCACGGGCTGCCGCACTGGGCGGTCACCGCGACGCTCGTCCGGGACGGCGAGCCGGTGCTCGCGGTGGTGCACGCGCCGTACCTGGACGCGACCTACACCGCGGAACCCGGCGGCGGGGCACGGCTGAACGGGCGCGGCGTCCGGCCGCAGCGGCGGGAGCTCGCGGCGGCGGTGGCGGCGACCGCGCAGCCCCCGCTGGTCGGACAGGACCCGGTGGCCGTCCGGCGGGCCGGCGAGTCGCTGGGCGCGGTGCTGCCGTGGGTGCTCGCCGTCCGCAACCTCGGGCCGACGGCGGTGCAGGTGGCCCAGGTGGGGTCGGGTCACCTGAGCCTGTTCTGGGAGTACGGCAGCGACGCGGGCAACCTGCTGCCCGGCGCCCTCGTCGCCCGCGAGGCGGGAGCCCTGGTCACCGATGCCGCGGGAGCCCCCTGGACGGCGAGCTCCTCCTCCTTCGTCGCCGCCGCGCCGTCGCTGCACCAGGATCTGCTGGCGCTCCTGCGAGAGGTCAGCTGA
- a CDS encoding amidohydrolase family protein, whose protein sequence is MSAAEAREVRAFWQGLGLPGLVDVHTHFMPDRVMDKVWAYFDSAGPLTGRPWPITYRDAEQQRVDRLREFGVRAFTSMLYPHKPGMAAWLNAWSADFAARTPDCLHTATLYPEPDAVRYVGEAVERGAQVFKAHVQVGAYDPTDPLLDGVWGLLAETGTPVVTHCGSGPAPGKHTGPGPIAAVLARHPRLRLVVAHLGLPEYGDFLDLAERYEGVHLDTTMVFTPFTELTAPFPVEERPRLRALGDRVLFGSDYPNIPYPYVDALRALTTLDLGDDWLRAVCHGNAAQLFAHVS, encoded by the coding sequence GTGAGTGCCGCCGAGGCCCGGGAAGTCCGGGCCTTCTGGCAGGGGTTGGGCCTGCCCGGACTGGTCGACGTGCACACCCACTTCATGCCCGACCGGGTGATGGACAAGGTCTGGGCGTACTTCGACTCCGCCGGGCCGCTCACCGGCCGGCCCTGGCCGATCACCTACCGCGACGCGGAACAGCAACGCGTCGACCGGCTTCGGGAGTTCGGCGTCCGCGCCTTCACCTCGATGCTCTACCCGCACAAGCCCGGCATGGCCGCCTGGCTGAACGCCTGGTCCGCCGACTTCGCCGCCCGCACCCCCGACTGCCTGCACACCGCGACCCTCTACCCCGAGCCGGACGCCGTCCGGTACGTGGGCGAGGCGGTCGAGCGCGGCGCGCAGGTGTTCAAGGCGCACGTCCAGGTCGGCGCGTACGACCCCACCGACCCGCTGCTGGACGGAGTCTGGGGGCTGCTCGCCGAGACCGGCACCCCCGTGGTCACCCACTGCGGGTCCGGCCCCGCACCCGGCAAGCACACCGGGCCCGGACCGATCGCCGCAGTCCTCGCCCGCCACCCCCGGCTGCGCCTGGTCGTCGCCCACCTCGGCCTCCCCGAGTACGGCGACTTCCTCGACCTCGCCGAGCGGTACGAGGGCGTGCACCTGGACACCACGATGGTCTTCACCCCGTTCACCGAACTGACCGCGCCCTTCCCGGTGGAGGAGCGGCCCCGGCTGCGGGCCCTGGGCGACCGGGTGCTGTTCGGCTCCGACTACCCCAACATCCCGTACCCGTACGTCGACGCCCTGCGCGCCCTGACCACCCTGGACCTGGGGGACGACTGGCTGCGAGCCGTCTGCCACGGCAACGCGGCGCAGCTCTTTGCGCACGTCAGCTGA
- a CDS encoding acyl-CoA dehydrogenase family protein: protein MAATHEVTNQVPDPFGHDVAEDPTLLAALHRAGAGWAEGELHDLGRLAGSEQAWDWGRLANEHPPVLRTHDRYGHRIDEVEFHPYWHALMETAVGHGLHAAPWQDGRPGAHTARAAKFYVWGQVEAGHTCPVSMTYAAVPALRTTPELASWLEPLLASKEYDFGLREPRTKRGLIAGMSMTEKQGGSDVRANTTAAVPDPDGSYRLTGHKWFTSAPMSDVFLTLAQAPGGLSCFLLPRVLPDGSRNRILIQRLKDKLGNKSNASSEIEYDGATGWLVGEEGRGVRTIIEMVNMTRLDCTIGAASGMRYGTFRALQHTTHRRAFGAALVDQPLMRNVLADLVVESEAATAVAMRLAETTDQALGGDENAALVRRLGLAVAKYWVCKRGPVHAAEALECLGGNGYAEESGMPRLYREAPLVSIWEGSGNVAALDALRAMARQPAVVEALLGEIQLAAGVDRRLDAYLGGLQKQLGDPSETEYRTRRLVEQLALALQGSLLIRYGDPAVADAFCASRLGGDHGGAFGTLPTGVDTAAILARVQV, encoded by the coding sequence ATGGCAGCCACGCACGAGGTCACCAACCAGGTGCCCGACCCGTTCGGCCACGACGTCGCCGAGGACCCCACCCTGCTCGCCGCCCTGCACCGGGCCGGCGCCGGCTGGGCCGAGGGCGAACTGCACGACCTCGGCCGCCTCGCCGGCTCCGAACAGGCCTGGGACTGGGGCCGGCTGGCCAACGAGCACCCGCCCGTCCTGCGCACCCACGACCGCTACGGCCACCGGATCGACGAGGTCGAGTTCCACCCGTACTGGCACGCGCTGATGGAGACCGCCGTCGGCCACGGCCTGCACGCCGCCCCCTGGCAGGACGGCCGGCCCGGCGCGCACACCGCCCGGGCGGCCAAGTTCTACGTCTGGGGCCAGGTCGAGGCCGGGCACACCTGCCCGGTCTCGATGACCTACGCCGCCGTGCCGGCCCTGCGCACCACCCCCGAACTCGCCTCCTGGCTGGAGCCGTTGCTCGCCTCGAAGGAGTACGACTTCGGCCTGCGCGAGCCGCGCACCAAGCGCGGCCTGATCGCCGGCATGTCGATGACCGAGAAGCAGGGCGGCTCCGACGTCCGCGCCAACACCACCGCCGCCGTCCCCGACCCCGACGGCAGCTACCGGCTCACCGGCCACAAGTGGTTCACCTCGGCGCCGATGTCGGACGTCTTCCTCACCCTCGCCCAGGCGCCCGGCGGCCTCAGCTGCTTCCTGCTGCCCCGCGTCCTCCCGGACGGCAGCCGCAACCGGATCCTGATCCAGCGGCTCAAGGACAAGCTCGGCAACAAGTCCAACGCCTCCTCCGAGATCGAGTACGACGGCGCCACCGGCTGGCTGGTCGGCGAGGAGGGCCGGGGCGTGCGCACCATCATCGAGATGGTCAACATGACCCGCCTCGACTGCACGATCGGCGCCGCCTCCGGCATGCGCTACGGCACCTTCCGTGCGCTCCAGCACACCACCCACCGGCGGGCGTTCGGCGCCGCCCTGGTCGACCAGCCGCTGATGCGCAACGTCCTCGCCGACCTGGTCGTCGAGTCCGAGGCCGCCACCGCCGTCGCCATGCGGCTCGCCGAGACCACCGACCAGGCCCTCGGCGGCGACGAGAACGCTGCGCTGGTCCGCCGACTGGGCCTCGCCGTCGCCAAGTACTGGGTCTGCAAGCGCGGGCCGGTGCACGCCGCCGAAGCCCTGGAATGCCTCGGCGGCAACGGCTACGCCGAGGAGTCCGGCATGCCCCGGCTCTACCGGGAGGCCCCGCTGGTCTCCATCTGGGAGGGCTCCGGCAATGTCGCCGCACTCGACGCGCTGCGCGCCATGGCCCGCCAACCCGCGGTGGTCGAAGCCCTGTTGGGCGAGATCCAGCTCGCCGCCGGGGTCGACCGACGGCTGGACGCGTACCTCGGCGGCCTGCAGAAGCAGCTCGGCGACCCGAGCGAGACCGAGTACCGCACGCGGCGCCTGGTCGAGCAGCTCGCGCTCGCCCTGCAGGGCTCGCTGCTGATCCGGTACGGCGACCCCGCCGTCGCCGACGCGTTCTGCGCCTCCCGGCTCGGCGGCGACCACGGCGGCGCGTTCGGCACCCTGCCGACCGGGGTGGACACCGCGGCGATCCTCGCCCGGGTGCAGGTGTGA
- a CDS encoding TetR/AcrR family transcriptional regulator, which produces MAYRRTPAVQARLDAQRETVLKAAVALLAEDGYAGCSMAAVARRAGIATGTMYQHFAGKAELSVELFRTVVRREVEAVTEAAARADDPHRRIAAVVETFAARALKAPRLAYALLAEPADPVVEAERLVFRRAFRDLFAVQVAAAVAAGTIPPQHPELTAAAVVGAVGEALVGPLAEGGGHPGDLVPALVDFTLRALGGH; this is translated from the coding sequence ATGGCCTACCGCCGCACCCCCGCCGTCCAGGCCCGACTGGACGCCCAGCGCGAGACCGTCCTGAAGGCGGCCGTGGCGCTGCTCGCCGAGGACGGCTACGCGGGCTGCTCGATGGCGGCTGTCGCCCGGCGGGCCGGGATCGCCACCGGCACGATGTACCAGCACTTCGCCGGCAAGGCGGAGCTGTCGGTGGAGCTCTTCCGCACCGTGGTGCGCCGCGAGGTCGAGGCCGTGACCGAGGCGGCCGCCCGGGCGGACGACCCGCACCGGCGGATCGCCGCCGTCGTCGAGACCTTCGCCGCCCGCGCCCTGAAGGCGCCGCGGCTGGCGTACGCCCTGCTCGCCGAACCCGCCGACCCGGTCGTCGAGGCCGAGCGGCTGGTCTTCCGCCGGGCGTTCCGCGACCTGTTCGCGGTGCAGGTCGCCGCCGCCGTCGCGGCCGGGACCATCCCCCCGCAGCACCCCGAACTGACCGCCGCCGCCGTGGTCGGCGCGGTCGGCGAGGCGCTGGTCGGCCCGCTCGCCGAAGGCGGCGGCCACCCCGGGGACCTCGTCCCCGCCCTGGTCGATTTCACCCTGCGCGCCCTGGGAGGGCACTGA
- a CDS encoding TetR family transcriptional regulator: MNHTPGVRQAQKQQSRRALLDAGLGLLERQNLSGLGVREVTRAAGMSPAGFYRHFPDLSELGVVLVRESLANLHEMIKAVFAAYGEPERLIDRAVEVIAAHVAEHRAYIRFLARERHGGVREVREAIATEFRRFAEEVAEALALQPAVKGWPAEDLRMLAELYVDRMVSTAAELVEADPADQERIERTVRMQLRLISLGSRHWPDS; encoded by the coding sequence GTGAATCACACCCCCGGCGTCCGCCAGGCGCAGAAGCAGCAGAGCCGCCGCGCCCTGCTGGACGCGGGCCTCGGCCTGCTGGAGCGGCAGAACCTCAGCGGCCTCGGCGTCCGCGAGGTCACCCGCGCCGCAGGCATGTCCCCGGCCGGCTTCTACCGGCACTTCCCCGACCTCTCCGAGCTGGGCGTGGTGCTCGTCCGGGAGTCGCTGGCCAACCTGCACGAGATGATCAAGGCGGTGTTCGCCGCGTACGGCGAGCCCGAGCGCCTGATCGACCGGGCGGTCGAGGTGATCGCCGCCCACGTCGCCGAGCACCGCGCCTACATCCGCTTCCTGGCCCGCGAGCGGCACGGCGGCGTCCGGGAGGTCCGCGAGGCGATCGCCACCGAGTTCCGGCGCTTCGCCGAGGAGGTGGCCGAGGCGCTCGCCCTCCAGCCCGCCGTCAAGGGCTGGCCCGCCGAGGACCTGCGGATGCTCGCCGAGCTGTACGTCGACCGGATGGTCTCCACCGCGGCCGAACTCGTCGAGGCCGACCCCGCCGACCAGGAGCGGATCGAACGGACCGTCCGGATGCAGCTGCGGCTGATCAGCCTCGGCAGCCGCCACTGGCCCGATAGCTGA
- a CDS encoding DUF4190 domain-containing protein codes for MNTSARRGVGDADQLAVASFVLGLLGLLVFNLVLGPLALVLAGLALLRGTTRRGRALLGLGLGVADLVVLTASIAAGHGTFWQFG; via the coding sequence GTGAACACCTCCGCACGCCGCGGTGTCGGCGACGCCGACCAGCTGGCCGTCGCGTCCTTCGTCCTGGGCCTGCTCGGCCTGCTGGTCTTCAACCTGGTGCTCGGCCCGCTCGCGCTGGTGCTGGCCGGCCTGGCGCTGCTGCGCGGCACCACGCGCCGGGGCCGGGCCCTGCTCGGGCTCGGCCTCGGGGTCGCCGACCTGGTGGTTCTCACCGCCTCGATCGCCGCCGGCCACGGCACCTTCTGGCAGTTCGGCTGA
- a CDS encoding ricin-type beta-trefoil lectin domain protein, whose protein sequence is MPPPTRRTAAGLLCGALAATGLLTAAPTAQAAGESVQVWLTTTDDAGGRHVTRGLQPQAGLAFGAGAGSGGQAVTVDEGTRYQQFTGGGASFTDTAAWLMNSSGALSAATRDDTMRKLFSPTDGIGLSFVRNPMGASDLARYGYTYDDQPAGAADPALNGFTVAHDLADVLPLTRQARQLNPALTVMASPWTAPAWMKDSGNLNGGWLKAEYYGAYAQYFVKYLQAYQAQGVPVNYVTVQNEPTCCGGYPSMSWNGSGLAYFSKNNLLPALAGAGLSTKLLALDWNWDQYAGYAAPVMDDAAIRTHPNFGGMAWHGYGGDVTQQTAVHNQYPSVDAFDTEHSGGTWIADQQREDMRNIIDYTRNWGRSVTKWSLAVDQNMGPHYGGCGTCTGLVTVHNGDARSGQVDYTVEYYTMGHLTKFVKPGAYRIASTANSAVPNVAWQNPDGSKALIAYNDSGSGQTLRVVWGGQNFSYALPAHTSATFTWGGTQGGGGSHTGQVTGLGGKCLDVAAAGTANGTAVQIYDCNGTAAQSWTLGTDGTVRALGKCLDVSGGSTADGAKTQLWDCNGTGAQQWTYSAGSHDLVNPQAGKCLDVTGNTSANGTQTQIWTCTGGANQKWTAPTG, encoded by the coding sequence ATGCCTCCACCCACCCGCCGCACCGCGGCCGGACTGCTCTGCGGCGCGCTCGCCGCCACCGGACTGCTCACCGCGGCCCCCACCGCGCAGGCGGCCGGCGAGAGCGTCCAGGTCTGGCTCACCACCACCGACGACGCCGGCGGCCGGCACGTCACCCGAGGCCTCCAGCCGCAGGCCGGCCTCGCCTTCGGCGCCGGCGCGGGCAGCGGCGGCCAGGCGGTCACCGTCGACGAGGGCACCCGCTACCAGCAGTTCACCGGCGGCGGCGCCTCGTTCACCGACACCGCCGCCTGGCTGATGAACTCCAGCGGGGCGCTCTCCGCCGCCACCCGCGACGACACCATGCGCAAGCTGTTCTCGCCCACCGACGGCATCGGCCTGTCCTTCGTCCGCAACCCGATGGGCGCCTCCGACCTGGCCCGCTACGGCTACACCTACGACGACCAGCCGGCCGGCGCCGCCGACCCGGCGCTGAACGGCTTCACCGTCGCCCACGACCTGGCCGACGTGCTGCCGCTGACCAGGCAGGCCCGCCAACTCAACCCGGCGCTCACCGTGATGGCCTCGCCGTGGACCGCCCCCGCCTGGATGAAGGACAGCGGCAACCTCAACGGCGGCTGGCTGAAGGCCGAGTACTACGGCGCCTACGCCCAGTACTTCGTCAAGTACCTGCAGGCGTACCAGGCGCAGGGCGTCCCGGTGAACTACGTCACCGTGCAGAACGAGCCCACCTGCTGCGGCGGTTACCCCTCGATGAGCTGGAACGGCTCGGGCCTGGCGTACTTCTCCAAGAACAACCTGCTGCCCGCCCTGGCCGGCGCCGGCCTGTCCACCAAGCTGCTGGCCCTGGACTGGAACTGGGACCAGTACGCGGGCTACGCCGCCCCGGTGATGGACGACGCGGCGATCCGCACCCACCCCAACTTCGGCGGCATGGCCTGGCACGGCTACGGCGGCGACGTCACCCAGCAGACCGCCGTGCACAACCAGTACCCGAGCGTGGACGCCTTCGACACCGAGCACTCCGGCGGCACCTGGATCGCCGACCAGCAGCGCGAGGACATGCGCAACATCATCGACTACACCCGCAACTGGGGTAGGTCGGTGACCAAGTGGAGCCTGGCGGTCGACCAGAACATGGGCCCGCACTACGGCGGCTGCGGCACCTGCACCGGCCTGGTCACGGTGCACAACGGCGACGCGCGCAGCGGCCAGGTGGACTACACGGTGGAGTACTACACCATGGGCCACCTCACCAAGTTCGTGAAGCCCGGCGCGTACCGGATCGCCTCCACCGCCAACTCGGCCGTGCCCAACGTGGCCTGGCAGAACCCGGACGGCTCCAAGGCGCTGATCGCGTACAACGACAGCGGCAGCGGCCAGACCCTGCGGGTGGTCTGGGGCGGCCAGAACTTCTCCTACGCGCTGCCCGCGCACACCTCGGCCACCTTCACCTGGGGCGGCACCCAGGGCGGCGGAGGCTCGCACACCGGGCAGGTGACCGGGCTGGGCGGCAAGTGCCTGGACGTGGCGGCGGCCGGCACCGCCAACGGCACGGCCGTGCAGATCTACGACTGCAACGGCACCGCGGCGCAGAGCTGGACGCTCGGCACCGACGGCACCGTGCGGGCGCTCGGCAAGTGCCTGGACGTGTCCGGCGGTTCGACCGCGGACGGGGCCAAGACGCAGCTGTGGGACTGCAACGGCACCGGCGCCCAGCAGTGGACGTACTCCGCGGGCAGCCACGACCTGGTCAACCCGCAGGCCGGCAAGTGCCTGGACGTCACCGGCAACACCTCCGCCAACGGCACCCAAACGCAGATCTGGACCTGCACCGGCGGGGCGAACCAGAAGTGGACCGCCCCGACCGGCTGA